atatcccCCAACTCTTGTCTTGTGATCAGTCAACGCACTTTCCATCCTTGTGAATCTGTGATCTTTTACCAGCATCAACATGAGAGGTGAGACGAGATACAAGTTGCACTTACAGTGGCATAATATCTAGGAGGGAGATGGTTGGCGCTTCATAGAGAACTTGGACTTCACAATGAGTTTTCAACTGAAAAGTCCGACATAACAGAAATAGTTCAGGTTAGAAATATTCTGAGTGTAGGTTGCTTAAAAGTGTTTTCTGGGTTTAGCGATTTATACCTTTGCTCTTTCCCCCCCAGCTATTGTATTGCTGTGTCTGCTGCATGCTTTTGGTGGGGATACACAATATGCCTGGGATGGACCTGTCCAGACAACACCGCAGACAACAGTGCAACCAGAGCAAACAGAGGCCGACACAAGCGATAGTGAGAGACTGTTAAGGAAATAAGTCTGTCCTTTTTGTCTATACATTGTCAGTGATTCTGCACAGTCTCATCTGCAAGCTAATGTATTTtgtgccctgtgtgtgtgtgtgtgtgtgtgtgtgtgtgtgtgtgtgtgtgtgcagtgtgtcttGAGGACCAGTCGTCCTGTGGCTGCTGTCTGCTTcagagaaatataaaaaggttGGAGTGGTTCTTTAACCTGACCGTTGAAGAAATGAACAAGGAGCTGACAGCAGCAAAGATGAACCTCAACAATATGAGAGGTGAGTTACACAAACCAGGAGACAGTGCAGAACGTCATCAAAGCATCTTAAAGAACAAAGCAGATCCTTTTCTTATACCTCTAACCTGACTGTTTCCCTGCAGCCAGCCGCAGCGCCTTCTCTGTCGCTCTAACTCATGACAAAATGTTGAGCTGCTACGGCCCCTTCAGTGACGACAAGCTCATCGTCTACAAACATGTGTTCCTCAACCTGGGCGACAGCTACAATATGAAGACAGGTATCTTCACTGCTCCTCGCTCTGGTGTCTACAGCTTCGCCGTCACCATCTTCAGCGTTGTTCCTTCTGGTAAAATGGCCACAAGTGCTAATCTGCAGGTCAACGGCCAAGCGATGGCCACGCTCCTCGAACAACATGGCAATGACACCGAGGACAGCGCCACCGTCGTTGTGGCCTTGCAGCTGAAGGCTGGGGATGAGGTGGCTGTCAACCTGCTCAAAAGATATTCTATCTGTGATAACAACAGCCACTTTAACACTTTCACTGGCTTCCTGCTCTATGCTACTGACTAAGTTAGCTTTGTACCATCTCATGTCCTGTACTGACCAGGTTTCAGCCTGCTAGACGACTTCTCTCTCTGGTGACGGTCATGACTTGTAGCCCCTAATCTTTGTCTGATATACTCTATATCACCCCCTGAGTAATTGATTTTATCTGGATTCAACCCACGCCTTGTATGAGCTTGCAAACCTTTTAAAcctgtgtttcatgtctttttcatgTCACATATCAAGTATCTTGTTTGTACTAGCTGTTGATCTTTAACTCactgaaatgatgtgatgcacaTTGTGATAGAaatatgaatttgaaaaaaaatctgtgtctgAGACTTACGAACAAAATAAACCAGACTTCTGAAGAAACTCGCTGGCATTGTGAATTGTTTCCATCCccatcaaagaaaacaaagatgaaaaagttGATGCCTACATTAGATGCTGGATTATAAAAATAAGATACTGGTTAATATAACGAACATTTTGGGTTTGAGTTACAgatgataaaacatttcatcGAAGCCCCTCAGTTTCGCTGTCATTACACCTTCCTCACAGTGAATTTAAAAAGATGCCATGTACAGcaacacacagataaaatacAGTCTATAATAAATCCAGCGCAACAACAGTAACACATGTTGTTAAGATCTTTATTTAAAGACTAATGCCCAACAATATCTCAAATACACTGTGGACTATTTTAATATATCTCCCTCTGTATTTAATGCTTAACTCTGGACACAACATAGCTATGATGGAGCACAgaagcacagaagaagaatgtgtCAGGGTTAAATGAGACTGAGAGTGACctattacatacagtatataaagatTTCCACCTATTTTAAAGCCGTATTTAATATAGACTCTTCATTATGAGCGCAGTTAACCATTTTATCAAATTGGatatattttaacataaaatGACAACTGAGACAATGATGCTATGTTGTGATTTCATACATGTAGCACAGAATTTCAAATGAACTATAATGAGGCTCTTCAAACCGTTTCTTTGTCTGTTGATGAGACTGCACAGACACCTTTCCCCAGACAGTAGCAGACAATAGATGATACCTGGCCTGCATCAACTACACAAAGCccaggagggtgtgtgtgtgtgtgtgtgtgtgtctgcttgagTGTGATATTAGAAAGTGAGAGCACCTGGTGATGACGATAAAACATCCATAGTGATACGCTTATAAAGGCAGATAAGCagatgattaaaagaaaaagaaaaggaggagcgATTTcagaagaggaggaataaaACAAGGGAGGAGCtctgagaaaaatatatatccatGACACTTCCTCTCTTGTTCAGTCTATCACACCTTCCATCCTCCTGAAGCTGTTATCACTTAGCGTCAACATGAGAGGTGagactaaatacatttacagagGTAGCAATGGTTCAGATATGTAACAGTACAGTAACAGGCATCTAATGCAAAGCTCTTACCCCCCCAGCTATTGTATTGCTCTGTCTGCTGCATGCAGCTTTTGCTGGTTTCTCTAATCCCTGGAATGGACCTCCCCTCACAACACCAGAACCCAACACAGGCGATGGTGAGGAATTGTGGGTACATAATCAGAGTGTCTgcgcatgttttttttttaatctccaaATGTATTTACGTGTGTTTGCGTTCAGCGTGCAGCATGGACCAGGGCTCCTGTGGCTGCTGTCTGATCCAGCAAAAGGTGAACATGATCAAGATGTACTTTAACATGACCCTGGCCAAGCTGGAGAAGGAATACTTACAAACAAAGCAAAGTCTCTGCAATATTGAAGGTTGGTGACACATGCATGAGTTACACATAGCAGGAAAGAGTTCAGATGATAAAACACACTTTAGATTTTTCTTAATGTTTGCTTTTCTAACCTTCTTTTCTCCCCTCTGCGTCTCCAGCCAGCCGCACTGCCTTCTCTGTCGCTCTCTTCGATGATGTTACTTTTCAGTGCTATGGCCCATTCACTTTGAACACCAACATCATCTACAAGCATGTCTTCCTTAACCTGGGTGATAGCTACAGTGTGGACACTGGTATCTTTACCGTGCCCCACTCTGGTGTGTACACCATTGCCATTACCATCTACAGTGACGCTGGTTCTTCTGGCAGACTCCTGGCTGCCTGCGCCAGCCTGCAGGTGAACGGCCAGGTGGTGAGCCAATCCAGAGAGCAAAATAGAGATGACCAAGAGGACAGTGCCACTGTTGTTCTGGTCCTGCAACTGATGGCTGGGGACAAGGTGGCTGTCAACCTGCCTGAAGGTTGTTTCCTCTGCGAATACAACAGCTTCTTTAACACTTTCAGCGCCTTTCTGCTTTATGCTACTGAATAAGTTAGGAAAGTGTAGCACGCTGGTTTTGTACCAACTCTTGCCCGACTAACAAGGTTAGAGTCTGCTAGATGAAATCTGTCTGTTGCGCTATCATCTCATCTCAATCTGCTCTTTTTGAGGGAAGCCAGGTCTTTAATCCATCACATCTGGAttcatgttttgatttgaaagcTTACAAAGAGAatctttgttgtttcttgtcGAAAGGATGTTGTGTAATGTTCCAGAGGAATAAACTAAACACCAGTGCACCATGTAAaatcacaagaaaataaataagttggAACAAAGCATTTGGCATTATTTgtcatttgattttgttttaactgAAAAGATATGTGATGTCATTAAGGAAATTGTTGACAAAATGAAAGTACTGAACTATAACCCTTACTCTCCTGTCTGATGTTAGtaaataacatataaacattGAAATAAAGCACTTTCCTGACAGTTTTGGTTACTCTGTGTATGAACCCTTCTTACAGAACAACatgaagtgaaattaaaatgatttcactACCAAGGTGAGCTAGAGTCCATAATAAAGTGTAGAttacaatataatacatataatgagatacatacagtatgttaatgtTTAGTTAGACAGTCATTTTAAGGCCTTTTATGACACACGTTCACCACATTAAAATCACTAATGATAACATTAAGTCCATAGGTACAGGTTCAGCATTtaaatatatgactttttaagttttACAGATGTTTATAGAGACagtcattaaaaattaaattaaattaaaaatgaaaccaaaatgtgtaaaaaaaaaaaaaaaaaa
The Seriola aureovittata isolate HTS-2021-v1 ecotype China chromosome 4, ASM2101889v1, whole genome shotgun sequence genome window above contains:
- the LOC130168164 gene encoding caprin-2-like isoform X1, giving the protein MQLLLVSLIPGMDLPSQHQNPTQAMVRNCGYIIRVSAHVFFLISKCIYVCLRSACSMDQGSCGCCLIQQKVNMIKMYFNMTLAKLEKEYLQTKQSLCNIEASRTAFSVALFDDVTFQCYGPFTLNTNIIYKHVFLNLGDSYSVDTGIFTVPHSGVYTIAITIYSDAGSSGRLLAACASLQVNGQVVSQSREQNRDDQEDSATVVLVLQLMAGDKVAVNLPEGCFLCEYNSFFNTFSAFLLYATE
- the LOC130168164 gene encoding complement C1q-like protein 4 isoform X2 is translated as MDQGSCGCCLIQQKVNMIKMYFNMTLAKLEKEYLQTKQSLCNIEASRTAFSVALFDDVTFQCYGPFTLNTNIIYKHVFLNLGDSYSVDTGIFTVPHSGVYTIAITIYSDAGSSGRLLAACASLQVNGQVVSQSREQNRDDQEDSATVVLVLQLMAGDKVAVNLPEGCFLCEYNSFFNTFSAFLLYATE